Proteins found in one Dermacentor silvarum isolate Dsil-2018 chromosome 8, BIME_Dsil_1.4, whole genome shotgun sequence genomic segment:
- the LOC125947340 gene encoding uncharacterized protein LOC125947340 isoform X1, translating to MTGDFLTTAFPVVLVLVASDKFGGEQTLTLEVFPEFKRYNVSLWKSHGGECGDTASLNMVSWKHEYLESSTVVRFDELPEGQYCITADPITVRCFPSEFCSRLTTSTFHIKGIRS from the exons ATGACCGGCGACTTCCTGACGACGGCCTTTCCCGTTGTGTTGGTTTTGGTTGCAAGCGACAAGTTCGGAGGAGAGCAAACGCTCACGCTCGAGGTGTTTCCCGAATTCAAGCGGTACAACGTCAGCCTGTGGAAGTCTCATGGAGGCGAATGCGGAGACACCGCCTCTTTGAACATGGTCAGCTGGAAACACGAGTACCTTGAG TCTTCCACTGTTGTCCGGTTTGACGAACTTCCAGAAGGACAGTACTGCATCACG GCGGATCCGATTACTGTGCGCTGTTTCCCTTCCGAGTTTTGTTCCAGACTGACTACCTCCACTTTTCACATCAAAG GAATTCGGTCTTGA
- the LOC125947340 gene encoding uncharacterized protein LOC125947340 isoform X2, giving the protein MTGDFLTTAFPVVLVLVASDKFGGEQTLTLEVFPEFKRYNVSLWKSHGGECGDTASLNMVSWKHEYLEADPITVRCFPSEFCSRLTTSTFHIKGIRS; this is encoded by the exons ATGACCGGCGACTTCCTGACGACGGCCTTTCCCGTTGTGTTGGTTTTGGTTGCAAGCGACAAGTTCGGAGGAGAGCAAACGCTCACGCTCGAGGTGTTTCCCGAATTCAAGCGGTACAACGTCAGCCTGTGGAAGTCTCATGGAGGCGAATGCGGAGACACCGCCTCTTTGAACATGGTCAGCTGGAAACACGAGTACCTTGAG GCGGATCCGATTACTGTGCGCTGTTTCCCTTCCGAGTTTTGTTCCAGACTGACTACCTCCACTTTTCACATCAAAG GAATTCGGTCTTGA